One Planctomycetia bacterium genomic window carries:
- the hemW gene encoding radical SAM family heme chaperone HemW — MKPVDLTTASNAATHFAEPRAAYIHVPFCAHRCGYCNFTLVAGRDELIEPYLAAIAKELSWLETPRPVDTLFIGGGTPTHLPPRELDRLLALARQWFPLSDGYEFSVEANPIDIDGKRVAVLAAAGVTRVSLGAQSFRLEKLRLLERDHTAEVIQTAVDLLRPAVRSLSLDLIFGAPGETLDDWQAELAAALRLRPDHVSTYGLTFERGTTFYSRRSHGSIQQLGEDVERTMYEYAIDTLTSTGFEHYEVSNFARPNHHCRHNKVYWNADSYFAAGPGAARYVNGVRETNHRSTLAYLKRIEQGASPVAESETLDPEDRAREALVLGLRRLDGVPQEEFAARFEFTVEELGGASLTTHLKHGLLEIQDDRLQLTREGLLVSDALWGEYLRR; from the coding sequence ATGAAGCCGGTTGATCTCACGACTGCGAGCAACGCCGCGACTCACTTCGCCGAACCGCGCGCGGCGTATATCCACGTGCCGTTCTGCGCGCACCGGTGCGGGTATTGCAATTTCACGCTCGTGGCTGGGCGCGACGAACTGATCGAGCCGTATCTGGCAGCGATTGCCAAGGAACTGAGTTGGCTGGAAACGCCGCGCCCGGTCGACACGCTGTTTATTGGCGGCGGCACGCCGACGCACCTGCCGCCGCGCGAGCTGGATCGATTGTTGGCGCTTGCCCGGCAATGGTTTCCGCTGTCCGACGGGTACGAGTTCAGCGTCGAAGCCAATCCCATCGATATCGACGGAAAGCGCGTGGCGGTGCTGGCGGCGGCTGGCGTGACTCGCGTCAGCCTCGGAGCGCAGTCGTTTCGCCTGGAAAAGCTGCGGTTACTTGAGCGAGATCACACCGCAGAAGTGATCCAAACGGCAGTCGACTTGCTCCGCCCTGCGGTGCGAAGCCTATCGCTCGATTTAATCTTCGGCGCGCCTGGCGAGACGCTGGACGATTGGCAAGCGGAACTGGCGGCGGCGCTGCGATTGCGGCCGGACCACGTTTCGACCTATGGGCTCACGTTCGAACGCGGCACCACGTTTTACAGCCGCCGCTCCCATGGATCAATTCAGCAACTGGGCGAAGACGTCGAACGAACGATGTACGAGTATGCAATCGACACGCTCACCAGCACCGGCTTCGAGCACTATGAAGTCTCGAACTTCGCTCGCCCGAATCACCACTGCCGGCACAACAAAGTTTATTGGAACGCCGACTCGTACTTTGCCGCCGGGCCGGGCGCGGCGCGGTATGTGAATGGCGTGCGCGAAACCAACCATCGCAGCACGCTGGCATACTTGAAGCGCATCGAGCAAGGCGCATCGCCCGTGGCGGAGAGTGAAACGCTTGATCCGGAGGATCGCGCCCGCGAGGCGCTGGTGCTCGGGTTGCGCCGGCTCGATGGTGTTCCACAAGAGGAATTCGCCGCGCGCTTTGAATTCACTGTGGAGGAACTCGGCGGTGCATCTCTAACGA
- a CDS encoding 3'-5' exonuclease encodes MTPEVRYLVFDLESVADGDLVSRLRFPGEKLDGAAAIARYRAELMAKNDSDFIPYTFQVPVSVAVAKVGEDLRLLDLVTLDEPRFRPHIITEHFWRGWEKYRRPTLVSFNGRGFDIPLLELAAFRYGIAVPTWFNLQLKSFEQPRNRYNLDAHFDLQELLTNFGSSRFNGGLNLVANLLGKPGKMDVQGCMVQDLYNEGKLQEINDYCRCDVLDTYFVFLRTRVLLGRITLPEEQNLINAARRFLEKGAENSAAYRAYLERWGDWPNPWDEAG; translated from the coding sequence ATGACTCCTGAAGTTCGCTACCTCGTGTTCGATTTGGAAAGCGTCGCCGACGGCGACCTGGTCTCCCGGCTGCGCTTTCCGGGCGAAAAGTTGGACGGCGCCGCGGCGATCGCCCGTTACCGTGCCGAGTTGATGGCCAAGAACGACAGCGATTTCATTCCGTACACGTTTCAGGTGCCGGTCTCGGTGGCGGTGGCCAAGGTCGGCGAAGACCTGCGGCTGCTCGACCTGGTGACGCTTGATGAGCCGCGCTTTCGCCCGCATATCATCACGGAGCACTTTTGGCGAGGCTGGGAAAAGTACCGGCGGCCCACGCTGGTGAGCTTCAATGGCCGGGGATTCGATATCCCGCTCTTGGAACTTGCCGCATTTCGCTACGGCATCGCCGTGCCGACGTGGTTCAATTTGCAACTGAAGTCATTCGAACAACCCCGGAACCGGTACAACCTCGACGCGCATTTTGACCTGCAAGAACTGCTGACCAATTTCGGCTCGTCGCGCTTCAACGGCGGGCTGAACCTCGTGGCGAACCTGCTCGGCAAGCCCGGCAAGATGGACGTGCAGGGCTGCATGGTGCAGGACCTTTACAACGAGGGCAAGCTCCAGGAGATCAACGACTACTGCCGCTGCGACGTGCTCGACACGTATTTCGTCTTTCTGCGGACGCGCGTCTTGCTGGGGCGGATCACGCTGCCCGAGGAACAGAATCTCATCAACGCGGCCCGGCGCTTTTTGGAAAAGGGCGCCGAGAATTCCGCCGCGTATCGCGCCTACCTCGAACGCTGGGGCGATTGGCCCAATCCCTGGGATGAAGCCGGTTGA